From Acipenser ruthenus chromosome 2, fAciRut3.2 maternal haplotype, whole genome shotgun sequence, a single genomic window includes:
- the LOC117409152 gene encoding C2 calcium-dependent domain-containing protein 4C-like: protein MWLIERIRDTVENHIPFDNRLSPCEDITAKASLSNKLPSNVLTPDKIPDFFIPPKLSKSSGNSKRLLAKYKINPSASENNIRRCTKMPLLHVRSGSFIKSNERRDLVKLANQHIIQIESAEDVNEDNKMNIHRNKLGDHTPCPPSMLLPQGATYYGLSGFFESLNTRRKESLFHVDLTSYTLRKQGSFPSKQLLSPTGSQSLLNSSDISPPPCHPCKLLSKQGTPDSDTQSSDESSPYSSPLLPRSLSGSSLLKMFSQESSLGKSSRSTSKQSLGGNSSFSTDECSSADTSPSASKKAFFTVSALGCSLAPPVLFSLDLLQCQERLQKEHLIQLHGRGMVRLSAEYDPGSATLRVRVVSVEDLYDSSFEEKCVHCCVIVCLTPGKMQRQQSTIIKNSRNPIFNEDFFFDEVTEEDLQSMSLKLKVLNKASSLKRDTVLGVNVMPLFQLLPL, encoded by the coding sequence ATGTGGTTAATTGAAAGAATTCGAGACACGGTTGAAAACCACATTCCTTTTGATAACAGACTTTCACCTTGTGAGGACATCACTGCAAAGGCCAGCCTCTCCAACAAACTGCCCAGCAATGTCCTGACACCAGACAAAATCCCAGATTTCTTTATACCGCCAAAGCTTTCTAAAAGCTCTGGGAATTCTAAACGACTTCTAGCAAAATACAAGATAAACCCCTCTGCCTCTGAAAACAACATCCGGCGCTGCACAAAGATGCCCCTGCTTCATGTTAGGTCAGGAAGTTTCATCAAAAGCAACGAGAGAAGGGACCTCGTAAAGTTGGCTAATCAGCACATCATACAAATAGAAAGTGCAGAAGATGTCAATGAAGACAACAAAATGAACATACACAGAAATAAGCTAGGAGACCATACCCCTTGTCCGCCGTCAATGTTACTGCCTCAGGGAGCCACATACTACGGTCTTTCTGGTTTCTTTGAAAGCCTTAACACCAGGAGAAAAGAGTCCTTGTTTCATGTAGACTTAACAAGCTATACCCTGCGGAAGCAAGGCAGCTTCCCCAGTAAACAGCTACTGTCTCCAACAGGGTCCCAAAGCCTCTTAAACTCTTCTGATATAAGTCCACCTCCATGTCACCCCTGTAAGTTGCTCTCCAAGCAGGGTACCCCTGACAGTGATACACAATCTTCCGATGAGTCTTCACCTTACAGTTCTCCTTTGCTGCCTCGATCCCTATCAGGGTCCTCTCTGTTAAAAATGTTTAGTCAAGAGAGCTCTTTGGGCAAGTCTTCTAGATCCACCTCCAAGCAATCCCTAGGGGGAAATAGCTCCTTCTCTACGGATGAATGTAGCTCCGCAGACACCAGTCCCAGTGCCTCAAAGAAGGCTTTTTTCACAGTGTCTGCTCTTGGTTGCTCCCTGGCCCCTCCTGTATTGTTCTCGCTCGACCTGCTTCAGTGCCAGGAGCGTCTCCAGAAAGAGCATCTAATCCAGCTCCACGGCAGGGGAATGGTTCGGTTGTCTGCAGAGTACGACCCAGGCAGCGCCACGCTCCGGGTTCGGGTGGTTTCTGTGGAAGACCTGTACGACAGCTCTTTTGAGGAGAAGTGCGTTCACTGCTGCGTCATTGTGTGTCTGACCCCAGGGAAAATGCAGAGACAGCAGAGTACCATCATAAAAAACAGCAGGAATCCCATTTTTAACGAGGACTTCTTTTTTGATGAGGTCACAGAGGAAGATCTCCAGAGCATGTCCTTGAAACTAAAGGTCTTAAACAAGGCATCTAGCCTCAAACGAGACACAGTGCTGGGTGTTAATGTAATGCCTCTTTTTCAGTTATTGCCTTTGTAA